In a genomic window of Phragmites australis chromosome 14, lpPhrAust1.1, whole genome shotgun sequence:
- the LOC133890987 gene encoding serine carboxypeptidase-like 7 isoform X2, with protein sequence MMRTTTTTWPRLLCSCRFLLFILVVTAFSQHQQHLAFASSGSGSRRVVTSLPGFDGPLPFHLETGYVEVDEDNGTELFYYFVESESESGSGGADAPFLLWFTGGDRCSVFSGLAYEIGPIRFVLEPYNGSLPRLRYNPNSWSKVSHILFVDSPVGAGFSFSRQPKGYEVGDASASLQLHEFLIKWFRNHPKYLASPFYIGADSYAGKLVPFLAQMVSEDIEAGRGPLLNLKGYLVGNPITGESVDVNSRVPCAHGFGIISDQLYETILRHCQGEDYTNPANALCTQALGIFNNLISEVQQAQILLDTCVYASPVPKPNSRTDGSDGRKILIMEEIRVGQLNHPPARPPFGCIGSVDEWVRCHDGDLPYSNDLQSSIKYHRNLTSRGYRALVYSGDHDLLVPHLGTQAWVRSLNFPVADDWRAWHLDGQSAGFTISYSNNMTFATIKGGGHTAPEYEPERCFAMFSRWILNRPL encoded by the exons ATgatgaggacgacgacgacgacatggCCACGCCTCCTCTGCTCTTgtcgcttcctcctcttcatcctGGTCGTCACTGCCTTCAGccagcaccagcagcacctCGCATTCGCctcctccggctccggctccaggCGGGTGGTGACCAGCCTCCCTGGCTTCGATGGCCCCCTCCCTTTCCATCTCGAAACCGG GTACGTGGAGGTGGACGAGGACAACGGCACCGAGCTGTTCTACTACTTCGTCGAGTCCGAGTCCGAGTCTGGCTCCGGCGGCGCAGACGCCCCTTTCCTCCTCTGGTTCACCGGCGGCGACCGCTGCTCCGTCTTCAGCGGCCTCGCCTACGAGATCG GTCCAATCAGGTTCGTCTTAGAGCCCTACAATGGCTCCTTGCCGCGCCTCCGGTACAACCCAAACTCTTGGTCAAAG GTATCGCATATCCTCTTTGTTGATTCGCCGGTTGGGGCTGGATTTTCCTTTTCCCGGCAACCCAAAGGCTATGAGGTCGGAGATGCATCGGCCTCACTGCAACTACATGAATTTCTCATCAAG TGGTTCAGGAACCATCCCAAGTACCTTGCAAGTCCTTTCTACATCGGTGCAGACTCCTATGCTGGAAAACTTGTACCGTTCCTTGCGCAGATGGTATCAGAAG ATATTGAAGCAGGAAGGGGCCCCCTCCTTAATCTCAAG GGCTATCTAGTAGGTAACCCGATCACAGGCGAAAGTGTTGATGTTAACTCTAGAGTGCCTTGTGCTCACGGATTTGGTATAATATCAGATCAACTATATGAG ACGATATTGAGGCATTGCCAAGGTGAAGACTACACCAATCCTGCAAATGCGCTGTGTACTCAGGCTTTGGGTATTTTCAACAAT CTCATCTCCGAAGTTCAGCAGGCCCAAATTTTGTTGGACACCTGCGTTTACGCGTCTCCTGTACCAAAACCAAACAGCAGGACGGACGGGTCAGATGGTAGAAAGATCCTAATAATGGAGGAGATCAGAGTGGGGCAGCTAAATCATCCACCAGCTCGTCCTCCATTTGGTTGCATC GGGAGCGTGGACGAGTGGGTGAGATGCCACGATGGAGATTTGCCTTACTCGAACGATCTCCAGAGCAGCATCAAGTACCACAGGAACCTCACGTCCAGAGGTTACCGTGCTCTCGTATACAG CGGCGATCATGACCTGTTGGTGCCGCACCTGGGCACGCAGGCATGGGTCAGGTCGCTAAACTTCCCCGTCGCCGATGACTGGAGGGCGTGGCATCTCGACGGGCAGTCAGCAGG ATTCACGATAAGTTACTCAAACAACATGACATTCGCGACAATAAAG GGTGGCGGTCACACGGCGCCAGAGTATGAGCCTGAGAGGTGCTTCGCCATGTTCAGCCGCTGGATACTCAATCGGCCACTTTAA
- the LOC133890987 gene encoding serine carboxypeptidase-like 7 isoform X1: MMRTTTTTWPRLLCSCRFLLFILVVTAFSQHQQHLAFASSGSGSRRVVTSLPGFDGPLPFHLETGYVEVDEDNGTELFYYFVESESESGSGGADAPFLLWFTGGDRCSVFSGLAYEIGPIRFVLEPYNGSLPRLRYNPNSWSKVSHILFVDSPVGAGFSFSRQPKGYEVGDASASLQLHEFLIKWFRNHPKYLASPFYIGADSYAGKLVPFLAQMVSEDIEAGRGPLLNLKGYLVGNPITGESVDVNSRVPCAHGFGIISDQLYETILRHCQGEDYTNPANALCTQALGIFNNLISEVQQAQILLDTCVYASPVPKPNSRTDGSDGRKILIMEEIRVGQLNHPPARPPFGCITYGYYLSYFWANDRRTRDALGIKKGSVDEWVRCHDGDLPYSNDLQSSIKYHRNLTSRGYRALVYSGDHDLLVPHLGTQAWVRSLNFPVADDWRAWHLDGQSAGFTISYSNNMTFATIKGGGHTAPEYEPERCFAMFSRWILNRPL; encoded by the exons ATgatgaggacgacgacgacgacatggCCACGCCTCCTCTGCTCTTgtcgcttcctcctcttcatcctGGTCGTCACTGCCTTCAGccagcaccagcagcacctCGCATTCGCctcctccggctccggctccaggCGGGTGGTGACCAGCCTCCCTGGCTTCGATGGCCCCCTCCCTTTCCATCTCGAAACCGG GTACGTGGAGGTGGACGAGGACAACGGCACCGAGCTGTTCTACTACTTCGTCGAGTCCGAGTCCGAGTCTGGCTCCGGCGGCGCAGACGCCCCTTTCCTCCTCTGGTTCACCGGCGGCGACCGCTGCTCCGTCTTCAGCGGCCTCGCCTACGAGATCG GTCCAATCAGGTTCGTCTTAGAGCCCTACAATGGCTCCTTGCCGCGCCTCCGGTACAACCCAAACTCTTGGTCAAAG GTATCGCATATCCTCTTTGTTGATTCGCCGGTTGGGGCTGGATTTTCCTTTTCCCGGCAACCCAAAGGCTATGAGGTCGGAGATGCATCGGCCTCACTGCAACTACATGAATTTCTCATCAAG TGGTTCAGGAACCATCCCAAGTACCTTGCAAGTCCTTTCTACATCGGTGCAGACTCCTATGCTGGAAAACTTGTACCGTTCCTTGCGCAGATGGTATCAGAAG ATATTGAAGCAGGAAGGGGCCCCCTCCTTAATCTCAAG GGCTATCTAGTAGGTAACCCGATCACAGGCGAAAGTGTTGATGTTAACTCTAGAGTGCCTTGTGCTCACGGATTTGGTATAATATCAGATCAACTATATGAG ACGATATTGAGGCATTGCCAAGGTGAAGACTACACCAATCCTGCAAATGCGCTGTGTACTCAGGCTTTGGGTATTTTCAACAAT CTCATCTCCGAAGTTCAGCAGGCCCAAATTTTGTTGGACACCTGCGTTTACGCGTCTCCTGTACCAAAACCAAACAGCAGGACGGACGGGTCAGATGGTAGAAAGATCCTAATAATGGAGGAGATCAGAGTGGGGCAGCTAAATCATCCACCAGCTCGTCCTCCATTTGGTTGCATC ACTTACGGCTACTACCTGTCGTATTTCTGGGCGAACGACAGACGCACCCGAGATGCTCTTGGGATCAAGAAG GGGAGCGTGGACGAGTGGGTGAGATGCCACGATGGAGATTTGCCTTACTCGAACGATCTCCAGAGCAGCATCAAGTACCACAGGAACCTCACGTCCAGAGGTTACCGTGCTCTCGTATACAG CGGCGATCATGACCTGTTGGTGCCGCACCTGGGCACGCAGGCATGGGTCAGGTCGCTAAACTTCCCCGTCGCCGATGACTGGAGGGCGTGGCATCTCGACGGGCAGTCAGCAGG ATTCACGATAAGTTACTCAAACAACATGACATTCGCGACAATAAAG GGTGGCGGTCACACGGCGCCAGAGTATGAGCCTGAGAGGTGCTTCGCCATGTTCAGCCGCTGGATACTCAATCGGCCACTTTAA
- the LOC133891261 gene encoding protein PHOSPHATE STARVATION RESPONSE 2-like isoform X1 — MERLTTNHLYNSGVPVTVPTSLPTIPASLDDTFPKLPDAHNVLMERELRSTPLSPHQTTVAPICGQFHSSTGSVGPLCSPPAVRFSSVSNAEQYLNSNPYNSQAPCTASSSSLNYRSQYGGFEPSLTDFPRDIEPTWCPDPVDSMIGYSGDVPGGNNLAGITSIGASDDLTKQSEWWTDFMNDDWKDIVDNPASTETQQVGPPAQLAISVHQSATQQTVSSQSGDTLAVAAPSPSAGCNTAKARMRWTPELHERFVDAVNQLGGSEKATPKGVLKLMKADNLTIYHVKSHLQKYRTARYRPELSEEKKVASKEEIPSIDPKGSFDLTEALRLQLELQKRLHEQLEIQRSLQLRIEEQGKCLQMMLEQQCIPGTDKALDASTPAEGSKLSSDLPESSTVKEVTENSQNGLTKQTESGDS, encoded by the exons ATGGAGAGATTAACTACCAACCACCTCTACAATTCTGGAGTTCCCGTAACTGTGCCAACATCTCTGCCTACTATACCAGCCTCTCTGGATGATACCTTCCCAAAGCTTCCTGATGCGCATAATGTTTTGATGGAGAGAGAATTGAGGAGCACCCCACTATCACCTCATCAGACTACTGTTGCTCCTATCTGTGGTCAATTTCACTCAAGTACTGGATCTGTCGGGCCGTTGTGTTCGCCCCCGGCTGTAAGGTTCTCTTCGGTTTCGAATGCTGAGCAATACTTGAACTCCAATCCTTATAATTCTCAAGCACCATGTACTGCAAGTTCTTCGTCTCTGAATTACAGATCACAATATGGAGGCTTTGAACCTTCCTTAACTGATTTTCCAAGAGACATCGAACCAACCTGGTGCCCTGATCCAGTTGATAGCAtgatcggatactccggtgatgTCCCTGGGGGTAACAATTTGGCTGGGATCACTTCCATTGGAGCTTCGGATGACCTTACTAAGCAAAGTGAATGGTGGACTGATTTTATGAATGATGATTGGAAGGACATTGTTGATAACCCAGCTTCTACTGAAACCCAACAG GTTGGACCACCTGCGCAATTGGCAATCTCAGTTCACCAATCAGCTACCCAACAAACAGTTTCGTCTCAATCTGGAGATACTTTGGCTGTTGCGGCACCCTCACCCAGTGCCGGCTGCAATACTGCCAAGGCACGTATGAGATGGACTCCTGAACTTCACGAGCGCTTTGTGGATGCTGTCAATCAACTTGGTGGCAGTGAAA AAGCAACTCCTAAGGGCGTGCTGAAGCTAATGAAGGCCGATAATTTGACCATTTATCATGTAAAAAGTCATCTTCAG AAATACAGAACAGCTCGATACAGACCAGAATTATCTGAAG AAAAGAAGGTGGCATCAAAAGAAGAGATACCATCTATTGACCCAAAGGG GAGTTTTGATCTCACTGAAGCACTTCGTCTCCAgttagaacttcaaaagcggCTTCATGAACAGCTTGAG ATTCAAAGAAGTTTGCAGCTTAGAATTGAGGAACAAGGGAAGTGCCTTCAGATGATGCTCGAGCAGCAGTGCATTCCTGGGACAGACAAGGCGCTGGATGCTTCAACTCCAGCAGAAGGATCAAAGTTATCTTCTGATCTTCCAGAATCTTCAACTGTGAAGGAAGTTACAGAAAACAGTCAAAATGGACTAACCAAGCAAACAG AATCAGGTGATAGCTAA
- the LOC133891261 gene encoding protein PHOSPHATE STARVATION RESPONSE 2-like isoform X2, with translation MERLTTNHLYNSGVPVTVPTSLPTIPASLDDTFPKLPDAHNVLMERELRSTPLSPHQTTVAPICGQFHSSTGSVGPLCSPPAVRSQYGGFEPSLTDFPRDIEPTWCPDPVDSMIGYSGDVPGGNNLAGITSIGASDDLTKQSEWWTDFMNDDWKDIVDNPASTETQQVGPPAQLAISVHQSATQQTVSSQSGDTLAVAAPSPSAGCNTAKARMRWTPELHERFVDAVNQLGGSEKATPKGVLKLMKADNLTIYHVKSHLQKYRTARYRPELSEEKKVASKEEIPSIDPKGSFDLTEALRLQLELQKRLHEQLEIQRSLQLRIEEQGKCLQMMLEQQCIPGTDKALDASTPAEGSKLSSDLPESSTVKEVTENSQNGLTKQTESGDS, from the exons ATGGAGAGATTAACTACCAACCACCTCTACAATTCTGGAGTTCCCGTAACTGTGCCAACATCTCTGCCTACTATACCAGCCTCTCTGGATGATACCTTCCCAAAGCTTCCTGATGCGCATAATGTTTTGATGGAGAGAGAATTGAGGAGCACCCCACTATCACCTCATCAGACTACTGTTGCTCCTATCTGTGGTCAATTTCACTCAAGTACTGGATCTGTCGGGCCGTTGTGTTCGCCCCCGGCTGTAAG ATCACAATATGGAGGCTTTGAACCTTCCTTAACTGATTTTCCAAGAGACATCGAACCAACCTGGTGCCCTGATCCAGTTGATAGCAtgatcggatactccggtgatgTCCCTGGGGGTAACAATTTGGCTGGGATCACTTCCATTGGAGCTTCGGATGACCTTACTAAGCAAAGTGAATGGTGGACTGATTTTATGAATGATGATTGGAAGGACATTGTTGATAACCCAGCTTCTACTGAAACCCAACAG GTTGGACCACCTGCGCAATTGGCAATCTCAGTTCACCAATCAGCTACCCAACAAACAGTTTCGTCTCAATCTGGAGATACTTTGGCTGTTGCGGCACCCTCACCCAGTGCCGGCTGCAATACTGCCAAGGCACGTATGAGATGGACTCCTGAACTTCACGAGCGCTTTGTGGATGCTGTCAATCAACTTGGTGGCAGTGAAA AAGCAACTCCTAAGGGCGTGCTGAAGCTAATGAAGGCCGATAATTTGACCATTTATCATGTAAAAAGTCATCTTCAG AAATACAGAACAGCTCGATACAGACCAGAATTATCTGAAG AAAAGAAGGTGGCATCAAAAGAAGAGATACCATCTATTGACCCAAAGGG GAGTTTTGATCTCACTGAAGCACTTCGTCTCCAgttagaacttcaaaagcggCTTCATGAACAGCTTGAG ATTCAAAGAAGTTTGCAGCTTAGAATTGAGGAACAAGGGAAGTGCCTTCAGATGATGCTCGAGCAGCAGTGCATTCCTGGGACAGACAAGGCGCTGGATGCTTCAACTCCAGCAGAAGGATCAAAGTTATCTTCTGATCTTCCAGAATCTTCAACTGTGAAGGAAGTTACAGAAAACAGTCAAAATGGACTAACCAAGCAAACAG AATCAGGTGATAGCTAA
- the LOC133891261 gene encoding protein PHOSPHATE STARVATION RESPONSE 2-like isoform X3 has protein sequence MERELRSTPLSPHQTTVAPICGQFHSSTGSVGPLCSPPAVRFSSVSNAEQYLNSNPYNSQAPCTASSSSLNYRSQYGGFEPSLTDFPRDIEPTWCPDPVDSMIGYSGDVPGGNNLAGITSIGASDDLTKQSEWWTDFMNDDWKDIVDNPASTETQQVGPPAQLAISVHQSATQQTVSSQSGDTLAVAAPSPSAGCNTAKARMRWTPELHERFVDAVNQLGGSEKATPKGVLKLMKADNLTIYHVKSHLQKYRTARYRPELSEEKKVASKEEIPSIDPKGSFDLTEALRLQLELQKRLHEQLEIQRSLQLRIEEQGKCLQMMLEQQCIPGTDKALDASTPAEGSKLSSDLPESSTVKEVTENSQNGLTKQTESGDS, from the exons ATGGAGAGAGAATTGAGGAGCACCCCACTATCACCTCATCAGACTACTGTTGCTCCTATCTGTGGTCAATTTCACTCAAGTACTGGATCTGTCGGGCCGTTGTGTTCGCCCCCGGCTGTAAGGTTCTCTTCGGTTTCGAATGCTGAGCAATACTTGAACTCCAATCCTTATAATTCTCAAGCACCATGTACTGCAAGTTCTTCGTCTCTGAATTACAGATCACAATATGGAGGCTTTGAACCTTCCTTAACTGATTTTCCAAGAGACATCGAACCAACCTGGTGCCCTGATCCAGTTGATAGCAtgatcggatactccggtgatgTCCCTGGGGGTAACAATTTGGCTGGGATCACTTCCATTGGAGCTTCGGATGACCTTACTAAGCAAAGTGAATGGTGGACTGATTTTATGAATGATGATTGGAAGGACATTGTTGATAACCCAGCTTCTACTGAAACCCAACAG GTTGGACCACCTGCGCAATTGGCAATCTCAGTTCACCAATCAGCTACCCAACAAACAGTTTCGTCTCAATCTGGAGATACTTTGGCTGTTGCGGCACCCTCACCCAGTGCCGGCTGCAATACTGCCAAGGCACGTATGAGATGGACTCCTGAACTTCACGAGCGCTTTGTGGATGCTGTCAATCAACTTGGTGGCAGTGAAA AAGCAACTCCTAAGGGCGTGCTGAAGCTAATGAAGGCCGATAATTTGACCATTTATCATGTAAAAAGTCATCTTCAG AAATACAGAACAGCTCGATACAGACCAGAATTATCTGAAG AAAAGAAGGTGGCATCAAAAGAAGAGATACCATCTATTGACCCAAAGGG GAGTTTTGATCTCACTGAAGCACTTCGTCTCCAgttagaacttcaaaagcggCTTCATGAACAGCTTGAG ATTCAAAGAAGTTTGCAGCTTAGAATTGAGGAACAAGGGAAGTGCCTTCAGATGATGCTCGAGCAGCAGTGCATTCCTGGGACAGACAAGGCGCTGGATGCTTCAACTCCAGCAGAAGGATCAAAGTTATCTTCTGATCTTCCAGAATCTTCAACTGTGAAGGAAGTTACAGAAAACAGTCAAAATGGACTAACCAAGCAAACAG AATCAGGTGATAGCTAA
- the LOC133891261 gene encoding protein PHOSPHATE STARVATION RESPONSE 2-like isoform X4, whose translation MIGYSGDVPGGNNLAGITSIGASDDLTKQSEWWTDFMNDDWKDIVDNPASTETQQVGPPAQLAISVHQSATQQTVSSQSGDTLAVAAPSPSAGCNTAKARMRWTPELHERFVDAVNQLGGSEKATPKGVLKLMKADNLTIYHVKSHLQKYRTARYRPELSEEKKVASKEEIPSIDPKGSFDLTEALRLQLELQKRLHEQLEIQRSLQLRIEEQGKCLQMMLEQQCIPGTDKALDASTPAEGSKLSSDLPESSTVKEVTENSQNGLTKQTESGDS comes from the exons AtgatcggatactccggtgatgTCCCTGGGGGTAACAATTTGGCTGGGATCACTTCCATTGGAGCTTCGGATGACCTTACTAAGCAAAGTGAATGGTGGACTGATTTTATGAATGATGATTGGAAGGACATTGTTGATAACCCAGCTTCTACTGAAACCCAACAG GTTGGACCACCTGCGCAATTGGCAATCTCAGTTCACCAATCAGCTACCCAACAAACAGTTTCGTCTCAATCTGGAGATACTTTGGCTGTTGCGGCACCCTCACCCAGTGCCGGCTGCAATACTGCCAAGGCACGTATGAGATGGACTCCTGAACTTCACGAGCGCTTTGTGGATGCTGTCAATCAACTTGGTGGCAGTGAAA AAGCAACTCCTAAGGGCGTGCTGAAGCTAATGAAGGCCGATAATTTGACCATTTATCATGTAAAAAGTCATCTTCAG AAATACAGAACAGCTCGATACAGACCAGAATTATCTGAAG AAAAGAAGGTGGCATCAAAAGAAGAGATACCATCTATTGACCCAAAGGG GAGTTTTGATCTCACTGAAGCACTTCGTCTCCAgttagaacttcaaaagcggCTTCATGAACAGCTTGAG ATTCAAAGAAGTTTGCAGCTTAGAATTGAGGAACAAGGGAAGTGCCTTCAGATGATGCTCGAGCAGCAGTGCATTCCTGGGACAGACAAGGCGCTGGATGCTTCAACTCCAGCAGAAGGATCAAAGTTATCTTCTGATCTTCCAGAATCTTCAACTGTGAAGGAAGTTACAGAAAACAGTCAAAATGGACTAACCAAGCAAACAG AATCAGGTGATAGCTAA